In Harmonia axyridis chromosome 6, icHarAxyr1.1, whole genome shotgun sequence, a single window of DNA contains:
- the LOC123682121 gene encoding histone H2B-like: MPPKTSGKAAKKAGKAQKNISKSDKKKKRKRKESYAIYIYKVLKQVHPDTGISSKAMSIMNSFVNDIFERIAAEASRLAHYNKRSTITSREIQTAVRLLLPGELAKHAVSEGTKAVTKYTSSK, translated from the coding sequence ATGCCTCCTAAAACTAGCGGAAAAGCTGCCAAGAAAGCTGGCAAGgcccaaaaaaacatttctaaaagcgacaagaagaagaaacgcaAGAGGAAGGAAAGTTACGCTATCTACATTTATAAAGTATTGAAACAAGTCCATCCGGATACGGGTATTTCAAGCAAGGCTATGAGCATCATGAACAGTTTCgttaatgatattttcgaaCGCATCGCCGCCGAGGCGAGTAGACTTGCTCACTACAACAAACGTTCGACAATAACCAGCAGGGAAATTCAAACAGCAGTGCGCCTTCTCTTGCCCGGTGAGTTGGCAAAACACGCCGTCAGCGAAGGAACTAAAGCAGTAACAAAATACACCAGTTCCAAATAA
- the LOC123681775 gene encoding histone H3, whose product MARTKQTARKSTGGKAPRKQLATKAARKSAPATGGVKKPHRYRPGTVALREIRRYQKSTELLIRKLPFQRLVREIAQDFKTDLRFQSSAVMALQEASEAYLVGLFEDTNLCAIHAKRVTIMPKDIQLARRIRGERA is encoded by the coding sequence ATGGCCCGTACGAAGCAAACCGCAAGAAAATCCACTGGCGGAAAGGCACCGCGTAAGCAACTTGCCACAAAAGCGGCACGTAAAAGTGCACCCGCTACTGGTGGCGTAAAAAAACCTCATCGTTACCGTCCAGGTACCGTAGCTCTTCGTGAGATCCGTCGTTATCAGAAAAGTACCGAGCTGTTGATTCGCAAACTTCCTTTCCAAAGGTTAGTGCGCGAAATTGCCCAAGACTTCAAGACCGATCTCCGTTTCCAGAGCTCCGCCGTGATGGCCCTTCAAGAAGCTAGCGAAGCTTATCTGGTCGGTCTATTCGAAGATACAAATTTATGTGCCATTCACGCCAAGAGAGTAACCATTATGCCGAAGGACATTCAACTTGCTCGACGTATCCGTGGCGAACGTGCTTAA
- the LOC123681780 gene encoding histone H4 has protein sequence MSGRGKGGKGLGKGGAKRHRKVLRDNIQGITKPAIRRLARRGGVKRISGLIYEETRGVLKVFLENVIRDAVTYTEHAKRKTVTAMDVVYALKRQGRTLYGFGG, from the coding sequence ATGTCTGGCAGAGGCAAAGGTGGTAAGGGTTTGGGAAAAGGTGGCGCTAAGCGTCACAGGAAAGTTCTACGAGACAATATCCAAGGAATCACGAAGCCCGCTATCAGAAGATTGGCCCGCCGCGGTGGGGTGAAACGTATCTCTGGTTTGATTTACGAAGAAACTAGAGGTGTACTTAAGGTATTCCTAGAAAACGTTATTAGAGACGCTGTAACTTACACCGAACACGCAAAAAGGAAGACTGTAACAGCAATGGACGTCGTATATGCTTTGAAACGCCAAGGTCGTACGTTGTACGGTTTCGGAGGTTAA